Proteins encoded together in one Telopea speciosissima isolate NSW1024214 ecotype Mountain lineage chromosome 4, Tspe_v1, whole genome shotgun sequence window:
- the LOC122659751 gene encoding nucleolar protein 6 isoform X4, protein MESSTVIMDPMDLKMTELLKEVQLDYSPTVTRFVDETVSAIREAIDKIPEDVKVSADAAPGFIRDIGADKYEFTFKKPTFFEISGSYSTRSIAKPNVNVDLLIRMPKECFHEKDYLNHRYHAKRCLYLCIIKNQLISSSQFRKVEWSTFQNEARKPVLIVYPVQELVELPGFFVRITPTATSLFNVSKLNLSRNNVRALNEEGQYVPRAAPKYNNSILEDMFLEDNSEFVTKTFLGWKELGEALILLKIWARHRSTIYVHDCLNGFLISFIMSYLATESGGNRINRSMKARQIFRVTLDFIAISKLWEKGLLLQPQGRPSMSKEERSQCLQLFPVVLCDSSAHFNLTFRVTRSGFLELRDEAAVTLNCMDKCRDGGFEEVFMTKVDLPAKYDYCIRLNLKGRSEVYASGFCLDDECWRIYEGKVHSLLEQGLNDRAKVIRVTWRSTPPDWTMEEGFSKFDSEPLVVGILVSCSEKSFRVVDVGPHAENKEEVLKFRRFWGEKAELRRFKDGTIAESIVWECEQWERHLIIKRITEFVLTRHLSLSNENMVHFADQLDFSLLHGVRDPISSSGSLLAAYEALAKCLRALDDIPLRVSSVQPLDSAFRFTCVFPPEPHPLANERVVAKKLPKLTSTCIQPLEVMIQLEGSGNWPMDDVAIEKTKSAFLLKIGESLQSKWDMTCIATEDELDVLTSGYAFRLRILHERGLSLLRNQVGNDKMKHVSSMDKELFIHGQHSSMINGLQGRYPTYGPVVRLAKRWVASHLFSAVLAAEAIELLVAYLFLKPLPFNAPSSRLTGFLRFLRLLSDYDWTFSPLVVDINCDMSLKDEKEISENFMLSRKSYEKKAENLEPAMFLATAYDKASEAWTKCSPNTFELKRMMAYARSSAHFLTNLVLHDQINSHRWECLFRTPLNNYNAIILLQRDRLPYPQRLLFPSDMEQGRCVAQGNASKHFHPYMLPGDMHQSLVEMKNKLMVNFDPVRCFVEDMKREFSDSLKVWYDSLGGDAIGLTWERQCSKKRGREEVEPEEQDPVDMLKDVGKVGKGFVRRVYYLKAPKLRS, encoded by the exons ATGGAGAGTTCTACTGTTATCATGGACCCAATGGACTTGAAGATGACTGAGCTCCTTAAGGAGGTCCAGCTTGACTACTCTCCAACGGTGACTCGCTTCGTCGACGAAACAGTTTCCGCCATTAGAGAAGCTATCGACAAAATCCCTGAGGACGTCAAG GTTAGTGCAGATGCAGCTCCCGGTTTTATCAGAGACATTGGTGCAGATAAATATGAGTTCACTTTCAAAAAGCCAACATTTTTCGAAATCAGTGGTAGTTATTCTACACGTTCAATCGCCAAGCCTAACGTGAATGTTGATCTCCTCATTCGCATGCCCAAG GAGTGTTTCCATGAGAAAGACTACCTGAATCACCGTTACCACGCCAAAAGATGCCTTTACCTCTGCATCATTAAGAATCAACTGATATCATCCTCCCAATTCCGCAAGGTTGAATGGTCGACCTTCCAAAATGAGGCACGGAAACCTGTTTTGATTGTATACCCAG TTCAGGAGCTCGTTGAACTTCCTGGGTTTTTTGTTAGGATAACTCCAACAGCAACTTCCTTGTTTAATGTTTCAAAGCTAAATTTGTCAAGGAACAATGTTCGTGCACTAAACGAAG AAGGGCAGTATGTTCCGCGGGCTGCACCAAAGTATAACAACAGCATTTTGGAAGATATGTTTCTAGAGGATAATTCGGAATTTGTGACGAAAACTTTTCTTGGGTGGAAGGAATTGGGAGAGGCTTTAATTTTGCTGAAA ATTTGGGCTCGTCACAGAAGTACTATATACGTCCATGATTGTTTGAATGGATTCTTGATCTCTTTCATTATGTCATACCTTGCTACGGAATCTGGAGGAAATCGTATTAACAGGTCAATGAAGGCGAGGCAGATTTTTCGTGTTACATTGGACTTCATAG CCATTTCAAAGTTATGGGAGAAGGGCCTTCTGCTTCAGCCTCAAGGTCGACCCAGTATGTCTAAGGAG GAAAGAAGTCAATGTCTCCAATTATTTCCAGTAGTATTATGTGATTCGTCAGCTCATTTTAACCTGACATTCCGAGTGACAAGGAGTGGTTTCTTAGAG CTTCGAGATGAGGCTGCTGTGACACTTAATTGCATGGATAAATGTAGAGACGGTGGATTTGAAGAGGTTTTCATGACCAAGGTCGACTTGCCTGCTAAATATGATTATTGCATAAG GTTGAATTTGAAAGGAAGAAGTGAGGTTTATGCATCTGGCTTTTGCTTGGATGATGAATGTTGGAGAATATACGAGGGCAAGGTACATTCTCTTCTAGAGCAAGGACTAAATGATAGGGCAAAAGTTATTCGTGTTACCTGGAGAAGCACTCCTCCTGACTGGACTATGGAAGAG ggtttctcaaagttTGATAGTGAGCCGTTGGTTGTTGGGATACTAGTTAGTTGTTCTGAGAAGAGTTTTAGAGTTGTTGATGTTGGCCCACATGCTGAGAACAAAGAGGAG GTTCTCAAGTTCCGAAGGTTTTGGGGAGAGAAGGCAGAGCTTCGGAGATTTAAAGATGGGACTATTGCAGAAAGCATAG TATGGGAGTGCGAGCAATGGGAAAGACATCTCATTATCAAAAGAATTACTGAATTTGTTCTTACTCGGCATCTTTCCCTGTCAAATGAGAATATGGTACATTTTGCAGATCAGCTTGATTTCAGTCTTCTGCATGGTGTTCGAG ATCCAATCTCAAGTTCTGGAAGTCTTCTTGCGGCATATGAAGCTCTGGCAAAGTGTTTGCGTGCTCTGGATGACATTCCTTTGAGGGTATCCAGTGTACAGCCTTTAGACTCAG CCTTCAGGTTCACATGTGTCTTCCCTCCTGAACCGCATCCCCTGGCAAATGAAAGGGTTGTTGCCAAAAAATTACCCAAGCTCACTTCAACTTGTATTCAACCACTGGAAGTAATGATTCAG ttGGAGGGTTCAGGGAACTGGCCAATGGATGATGTAGCAATTGAGAAGACTAAATCTGCTTTCCTCCTGAAAATTGGAGAAAG TCTCCAGAGCAAATGGGATATGACTTGTATTGCTACTGAGGATGAGCTGGATGTCCTAACGTCTGGATATGCATTTCGTCTTAGAATCTTGCATGAAAGAGGCCTGAGCTTGTTGAGAAATCAAG TTGGAAATGATAAAATGAAGCATGTCTCTTCTATGGACAAGGAACTTTTTATACACGGTCAGCATTCTAGCATGATAAATGGTTTACAAGGTCGTTACCCTACATATGGGCCAGTTGTGCG GCTTGCAAAACGATGGGTTGCTTCACATCTATTTTCTGCGGTCCTAGCAGCAGAGGCAATTGAATTATTGGTTGCTTACCTCTTTTTGAAGCCTTTGCCATTTAATGCTCCTTCTTCACGGTTAACTGGATTTTTAAG GTTCTTGCGGTTGCTATCAGACTATGACTGGACCTTTTCTCCTTTGGTTGTGGACATAAACTGTGATATGTCATTGAAAGATGAAAAAGAGATTAGT GAAAACTTCatgttaagcagaaaatcttaTGAAAAAAAAGCTGAAAATTTGGAACCAGCGATGTTTTTGGCTACAGCATATGACAAGGCATCTGAAGCTTGGACCAAATGCTCACCCAACACATTT GAACTTAAAAGGATGATGGCCTATGCTAGAAGCAGTGCACACTTCTTGACAAACCTTGTCCTGCATGATCAGATTAATTCTCATAGATGGGAG TGTCTGTTCCGAACCCCTTTGAACAACTACAATGCCATTATTCTTCTCCAGAGGGATAGGCTGCCTTATCCACAACGTCTCCTTTTCCCGTCTGATATGGAACAAG GGAGATGTGTGGCTCAAGGGAATGCAAGCAAGCATTTCCATCCCTACATGTTACCAGGAGACATGCATCAAAGTTTAGTGGAAATGAAAAACAAGTTGATGGTGAACTTTGATCCGGTGAGGTGCTTTGTGGAGGACATGAAg agAGAATTCTCTGATTCATTAAAGGTGTGGTATGATTCTCTTGGAGGTGATGCTATTGGCCTAACCTGGGAGAGACAATGTTCAAAG AAACGGGGTCGAGAAGAAGTGGAACCCGAAGAACAAGATCCAGTTGACATGTTGAAAGATGTCGGCAAGGTGGGGAAAGGGTTTGTAAGAAGAGTCTATTATCTCAAGGCTCCTAAGTTAAGGAGCTAA
- the LOC122659751 gene encoding nucleolar protein 6 isoform X2 has translation MESSTVIMDPMDLKMTELLKEVQLDYSPTVTRFVDETVSAIREAIDKIPEDVKVSADAAPGFIRDIGADKYEFTFKKPTFFEISGSYSTRSIAKPNVNVDLLIRMPKECFHEKDYLNHRYHAKRCLYLCIIKNQLISSSQFRKVEWSTFQNEARKPVLIVYPVQELVELPGFFVRITPTATSLFNVSKLNLSRNNVRALNEVEGQYVPRAAPKYNNSILEDMFLEDNSEFVTKTFLGWKELGEALILLKIWARHRSTIYVHDCLNGFLISFIMSYLATESGGNRINRSMKARQIFRVTLDFIAISKLWEKGLLLQPQGRPSMSKEERSQCLQLFPVVLCDSSAHFNLTFRVTRSGFLELRDEAAVTLNCMDKCRDGGFEEVFMTKVDLPAKYDYCIRLNLKGRSEVYASGFCLDDECWRIYEGKVHSLLEQGLNDRAKVIRVTWRSTPPDWTMEEGFSKFDSEPLVVGILVSCSEKSFRVVDVGPHAENKEEVLKFRRFWGEKAELRRFKDGTIAESIVWECEQWERHLIIKRITEFVLTRHLSLSNENMVHFADQLDFSLLHGVRDPISSSGSLLAAYEALAKCLRALDDIPLRVSSVQPLDSAFRFTCVFPPEPHPLANERVVAKKLPKLTSTCIQPLEVMIQLEGSGNWPMDDVAIEKTKSAFLLKIGESLQSKWDMTCIATEDELDVLTSGYAFRLRILHERGLSLLRNQVGNDKMKHVSSMDKELFIHGQHSSMINGLQGRYPTYGPVVRLAKRWVASHLFSAVLAAEAIELLVAYLFLKPLPFNAPSSRLTGFLRFLRLLSDYDWTFSPLVVDINCDMSLKDEKEISENFMLSRKSYEKKAENLEPAMFLATAYDKASEAWTKCSPNTFELKRMMAYARSSAHFLTNLVLHDQINSHRWECLFRTPLNNYNAIILLQRDRLPYPQRLLFPSDMEQGRCVAQGNASKHFHPYMLPGDMHQSLVEMKNKLMVNFDPVRCFVEDMKREFSDSLKVWYDSLGGDAIGLTWERQCSKKRGREEVEPEEQDPVDMLKDVGKVGKGFVRRVYYLKAPKLRS, from the exons ATGGAGAGTTCTACTGTTATCATGGACCCAATGGACTTGAAGATGACTGAGCTCCTTAAGGAGGTCCAGCTTGACTACTCTCCAACGGTGACTCGCTTCGTCGACGAAACAGTTTCCGCCATTAGAGAAGCTATCGACAAAATCCCTGAGGACGTCAAG GTTAGTGCAGATGCAGCTCCCGGTTTTATCAGAGACATTGGTGCAGATAAATATGAGTTCACTTTCAAAAAGCCAACATTTTTCGAAATCAGTGGTAGTTATTCTACACGTTCAATCGCCAAGCCTAACGTGAATGTTGATCTCCTCATTCGCATGCCCAAG GAGTGTTTCCATGAGAAAGACTACCTGAATCACCGTTACCACGCCAAAAGATGCCTTTACCTCTGCATCATTAAGAATCAACTGATATCATCCTCCCAATTCCGCAAGGTTGAATGGTCGACCTTCCAAAATGAGGCACGGAAACCTGTTTTGATTGTATACCCAG TTCAGGAGCTCGTTGAACTTCCTGGGTTTTTTGTTAGGATAACTCCAACAGCAACTTCCTTGTTTAATGTTTCAAAGCTAAATTTGTCAAGGAACAATGTTCGTGCACTAAACGAAG TAGAAGGGCAGTATGTTCCGCGGGCTGCACCAAAGTATAACAACAGCATTTTGGAAGATATGTTTCTAGAGGATAATTCGGAATTTGTGACGAAAACTTTTCTTGGGTGGAAGGAATTGGGAGAGGCTTTAATTTTGCTGAAA ATTTGGGCTCGTCACAGAAGTACTATATACGTCCATGATTGTTTGAATGGATTCTTGATCTCTTTCATTATGTCATACCTTGCTACGGAATCTGGAGGAAATCGTATTAACAGGTCAATGAAGGCGAGGCAGATTTTTCGTGTTACATTGGACTTCATAG CCATTTCAAAGTTATGGGAGAAGGGCCTTCTGCTTCAGCCTCAAGGTCGACCCAGTATGTCTAAGGAG GAAAGAAGTCAATGTCTCCAATTATTTCCAGTAGTATTATGTGATTCGTCAGCTCATTTTAACCTGACATTCCGAGTGACAAGGAGTGGTTTCTTAGAG CTTCGAGATGAGGCTGCTGTGACACTTAATTGCATGGATAAATGTAGAGACGGTGGATTTGAAGAGGTTTTCATGACCAAGGTCGACTTGCCTGCTAAATATGATTATTGCATAAG GTTGAATTTGAAAGGAAGAAGTGAGGTTTATGCATCTGGCTTTTGCTTGGATGATGAATGTTGGAGAATATACGAGGGCAAGGTACATTCTCTTCTAGAGCAAGGACTAAATGATAGGGCAAAAGTTATTCGTGTTACCTGGAGAAGCACTCCTCCTGACTGGACTATGGAAGAG ggtttctcaaagttTGATAGTGAGCCGTTGGTTGTTGGGATACTAGTTAGTTGTTCTGAGAAGAGTTTTAGAGTTGTTGATGTTGGCCCACATGCTGAGAACAAAGAGGAG GTTCTCAAGTTCCGAAGGTTTTGGGGAGAGAAGGCAGAGCTTCGGAGATTTAAAGATGGGACTATTGCAGAAAGCATAG TATGGGAGTGCGAGCAATGGGAAAGACATCTCATTATCAAAAGAATTACTGAATTTGTTCTTACTCGGCATCTTTCCCTGTCAAATGAGAATATGGTACATTTTGCAGATCAGCTTGATTTCAGTCTTCTGCATGGTGTTCGAG ATCCAATCTCAAGTTCTGGAAGTCTTCTTGCGGCATATGAAGCTCTGGCAAAGTGTTTGCGTGCTCTGGATGACATTCCTTTGAGGGTATCCAGTGTACAGCCTTTAGACTCAG CCTTCAGGTTCACATGTGTCTTCCCTCCTGAACCGCATCCCCTGGCAAATGAAAGGGTTGTTGCCAAAAAATTACCCAAGCTCACTTCAACTTGTATTCAACCACTGGAAGTAATGATTCAG ttGGAGGGTTCAGGGAACTGGCCAATGGATGATGTAGCAATTGAGAAGACTAAATCTGCTTTCCTCCTGAAAATTGGAGAAAG TCTCCAGAGCAAATGGGATATGACTTGTATTGCTACTGAGGATGAGCTGGATGTCCTAACGTCTGGATATGCATTTCGTCTTAGAATCTTGCATGAAAGAGGCCTGAGCTTGTTGAGAAATCAAG TTGGAAATGATAAAATGAAGCATGTCTCTTCTATGGACAAGGAACTTTTTATACACGGTCAGCATTCTAGCATGATAAATGGTTTACAAGGTCGTTACCCTACATATGGGCCAGTTGTGCG GCTTGCAAAACGATGGGTTGCTTCACATCTATTTTCTGCGGTCCTAGCAGCAGAGGCAATTGAATTATTGGTTGCTTACCTCTTTTTGAAGCCTTTGCCATTTAATGCTCCTTCTTCACGGTTAACTGGATTTTTAAG GTTCTTGCGGTTGCTATCAGACTATGACTGGACCTTTTCTCCTTTGGTTGTGGACATAAACTGTGATATGTCATTGAAAGATGAAAAAGAGATTAGT GAAAACTTCatgttaagcagaaaatcttaTGAAAAAAAAGCTGAAAATTTGGAACCAGCGATGTTTTTGGCTACAGCATATGACAAGGCATCTGAAGCTTGGACCAAATGCTCACCCAACACATTT GAACTTAAAAGGATGATGGCCTATGCTAGAAGCAGTGCACACTTCTTGACAAACCTTGTCCTGCATGATCAGATTAATTCTCATAGATGGGAG TGTCTGTTCCGAACCCCTTTGAACAACTACAATGCCATTATTCTTCTCCAGAGGGATAGGCTGCCTTATCCACAACGTCTCCTTTTCCCGTCTGATATGGAACAAG GGAGATGTGTGGCTCAAGGGAATGCAAGCAAGCATTTCCATCCCTACATGTTACCAGGAGACATGCATCAAAGTTTAGTGGAAATGAAAAACAAGTTGATGGTGAACTTTGATCCGGTGAGGTGCTTTGTGGAGGACATGAAg agAGAATTCTCTGATTCATTAAAGGTGTGGTATGATTCTCTTGGAGGTGATGCTATTGGCCTAACCTGGGAGAGACAATGTTCAAAG AAACGGGGTCGAGAAGAAGTGGAACCCGAAGAACAAGATCCAGTTGACATGTTGAAAGATGTCGGCAAGGTGGGGAAAGGGTTTGTAAGAAGAGTCTATTATCTCAAGGCTCCTAAGTTAAGGAGCTAA
- the LOC122659751 gene encoding nucleolar protein 6 isoform X1, producing MESSTVIMDPMDLKMTELLKEVQLDYSPTVTRFVDETVSAIREAIDKIPEDVKVSADAAPGFIRDIGADKYEFTFKKPTFFEISGSYSTRSIAKPNVNVDLLIRMPKECFHEKDYLNHRYHAKRCLYLCIIKNQLISSSQFRKVEWSTFQNEARKPVLIVYPVQELVELPGFFVRITPTATSLFNVSKLNLSRNNVRALNEVEGQYVPRAAPKYNNSILEDMFLEDNSEFVTKTFLGWKELGEALILLKIWARHRSTIYVHDCLNGFLISFIMSYLATESGGNRINRSMKARQIFRVTLDFIAISKLWEKGLLLQPQGRPSMSKEERSQCLQLFPVVLCDSSAHFNLTFRVTRSGFLELRDEAAVTLNCMDKCRDGGFEEVFMTKVDLPAKYDYCIRLNLKGRSEVYASGFCLDDECWRIYEGKVHSLLEQGLNDRAKVIRVTWRSTPPDWTMEEGFSKFDSEPLVVGILVSCSEKSFRVVDVGPHAENKEEVLKFRRFWGEKAELRRFKDGTIAESIVWECEQWERHLIIKRITEFVLTRHLSLSNENMVHFADQLDFSLLHGVRDPISSSGSLLAAYEALAKCLRALDDIPLRVSSVQPLDSAFRFTCVFPPEPHPLANERVVAKKLPKLTSTCIQPLEVMIQLEGSGNWPMDDVAIEKTKSAFLLKIGESLQSKWDMTCIATEDELDVLTSGYAFRLRILHERGLSLLRNQVGNDKMKHVSSMDKELFIHGQHSSMINGLQGRYPTYGPVVRLAKRWVASHLFSAVLAAEAIELLVAYLFLKPLPFNAPSSRLTGFLRFLRLLSDYDWTFSPLVVDINCDMSLKDEKEISENFMLSRKSYEKKAENLEPAMFLATAYDKASEAWTKCSPNTFELKRMMAYARSSAHFLTNLVLHDQINSHRWECLFRTPLNNYNAIILLQRDRLPYPQRLLFPSDMEQGGRCVAQGNASKHFHPYMLPGDMHQSLVEMKNKLMVNFDPVRCFVEDMKREFSDSLKVWYDSLGGDAIGLTWERQCSKKRGREEVEPEEQDPVDMLKDVGKVGKGFVRRVYYLKAPKLRS from the exons ATGGAGAGTTCTACTGTTATCATGGACCCAATGGACTTGAAGATGACTGAGCTCCTTAAGGAGGTCCAGCTTGACTACTCTCCAACGGTGACTCGCTTCGTCGACGAAACAGTTTCCGCCATTAGAGAAGCTATCGACAAAATCCCTGAGGACGTCAAG GTTAGTGCAGATGCAGCTCCCGGTTTTATCAGAGACATTGGTGCAGATAAATATGAGTTCACTTTCAAAAAGCCAACATTTTTCGAAATCAGTGGTAGTTATTCTACACGTTCAATCGCCAAGCCTAACGTGAATGTTGATCTCCTCATTCGCATGCCCAAG GAGTGTTTCCATGAGAAAGACTACCTGAATCACCGTTACCACGCCAAAAGATGCCTTTACCTCTGCATCATTAAGAATCAACTGATATCATCCTCCCAATTCCGCAAGGTTGAATGGTCGACCTTCCAAAATGAGGCACGGAAACCTGTTTTGATTGTATACCCAG TTCAGGAGCTCGTTGAACTTCCTGGGTTTTTTGTTAGGATAACTCCAACAGCAACTTCCTTGTTTAATGTTTCAAAGCTAAATTTGTCAAGGAACAATGTTCGTGCACTAAACGAAG TAGAAGGGCAGTATGTTCCGCGGGCTGCACCAAAGTATAACAACAGCATTTTGGAAGATATGTTTCTAGAGGATAATTCGGAATTTGTGACGAAAACTTTTCTTGGGTGGAAGGAATTGGGAGAGGCTTTAATTTTGCTGAAA ATTTGGGCTCGTCACAGAAGTACTATATACGTCCATGATTGTTTGAATGGATTCTTGATCTCTTTCATTATGTCATACCTTGCTACGGAATCTGGAGGAAATCGTATTAACAGGTCAATGAAGGCGAGGCAGATTTTTCGTGTTACATTGGACTTCATAG CCATTTCAAAGTTATGGGAGAAGGGCCTTCTGCTTCAGCCTCAAGGTCGACCCAGTATGTCTAAGGAG GAAAGAAGTCAATGTCTCCAATTATTTCCAGTAGTATTATGTGATTCGTCAGCTCATTTTAACCTGACATTCCGAGTGACAAGGAGTGGTTTCTTAGAG CTTCGAGATGAGGCTGCTGTGACACTTAATTGCATGGATAAATGTAGAGACGGTGGATTTGAAGAGGTTTTCATGACCAAGGTCGACTTGCCTGCTAAATATGATTATTGCATAAG GTTGAATTTGAAAGGAAGAAGTGAGGTTTATGCATCTGGCTTTTGCTTGGATGATGAATGTTGGAGAATATACGAGGGCAAGGTACATTCTCTTCTAGAGCAAGGACTAAATGATAGGGCAAAAGTTATTCGTGTTACCTGGAGAAGCACTCCTCCTGACTGGACTATGGAAGAG ggtttctcaaagttTGATAGTGAGCCGTTGGTTGTTGGGATACTAGTTAGTTGTTCTGAGAAGAGTTTTAGAGTTGTTGATGTTGGCCCACATGCTGAGAACAAAGAGGAG GTTCTCAAGTTCCGAAGGTTTTGGGGAGAGAAGGCAGAGCTTCGGAGATTTAAAGATGGGACTATTGCAGAAAGCATAG TATGGGAGTGCGAGCAATGGGAAAGACATCTCATTATCAAAAGAATTACTGAATTTGTTCTTACTCGGCATCTTTCCCTGTCAAATGAGAATATGGTACATTTTGCAGATCAGCTTGATTTCAGTCTTCTGCATGGTGTTCGAG ATCCAATCTCAAGTTCTGGAAGTCTTCTTGCGGCATATGAAGCTCTGGCAAAGTGTTTGCGTGCTCTGGATGACATTCCTTTGAGGGTATCCAGTGTACAGCCTTTAGACTCAG CCTTCAGGTTCACATGTGTCTTCCCTCCTGAACCGCATCCCCTGGCAAATGAAAGGGTTGTTGCCAAAAAATTACCCAAGCTCACTTCAACTTGTATTCAACCACTGGAAGTAATGATTCAG ttGGAGGGTTCAGGGAACTGGCCAATGGATGATGTAGCAATTGAGAAGACTAAATCTGCTTTCCTCCTGAAAATTGGAGAAAG TCTCCAGAGCAAATGGGATATGACTTGTATTGCTACTGAGGATGAGCTGGATGTCCTAACGTCTGGATATGCATTTCGTCTTAGAATCTTGCATGAAAGAGGCCTGAGCTTGTTGAGAAATCAAG TTGGAAATGATAAAATGAAGCATGTCTCTTCTATGGACAAGGAACTTTTTATACACGGTCAGCATTCTAGCATGATAAATGGTTTACAAGGTCGTTACCCTACATATGGGCCAGTTGTGCG GCTTGCAAAACGATGGGTTGCTTCACATCTATTTTCTGCGGTCCTAGCAGCAGAGGCAATTGAATTATTGGTTGCTTACCTCTTTTTGAAGCCTTTGCCATTTAATGCTCCTTCTTCACGGTTAACTGGATTTTTAAG GTTCTTGCGGTTGCTATCAGACTATGACTGGACCTTTTCTCCTTTGGTTGTGGACATAAACTGTGATATGTCATTGAAAGATGAAAAAGAGATTAGT GAAAACTTCatgttaagcagaaaatcttaTGAAAAAAAAGCTGAAAATTTGGAACCAGCGATGTTTTTGGCTACAGCATATGACAAGGCATCTGAAGCTTGGACCAAATGCTCACCCAACACATTT GAACTTAAAAGGATGATGGCCTATGCTAGAAGCAGTGCACACTTCTTGACAAACCTTGTCCTGCATGATCAGATTAATTCTCATAGATGGGAG TGTCTGTTCCGAACCCCTTTGAACAACTACAATGCCATTATTCTTCTCCAGAGGGATAGGCTGCCTTATCCACAACGTCTCCTTTTCCCGTCTGATATGGAACAAGGTG GGAGATGTGTGGCTCAAGGGAATGCAAGCAAGCATTTCCATCCCTACATGTTACCAGGAGACATGCATCAAAGTTTAGTGGAAATGAAAAACAAGTTGATGGTGAACTTTGATCCGGTGAGGTGCTTTGTGGAGGACATGAAg agAGAATTCTCTGATTCATTAAAGGTGTGGTATGATTCTCTTGGAGGTGATGCTATTGGCCTAACCTGGGAGAGACAATGTTCAAAG AAACGGGGTCGAGAAGAAGTGGAACCCGAAGAACAAGATCCAGTTGACATGTTGAAAGATGTCGGCAAGGTGGGGAAAGGGTTTGTAAGAAGAGTCTATTATCTCAAGGCTCCTAAGTTAAGGAGCTAA